The sequence below is a genomic window from Sneathiella marina.
TCAGCGGCATTTGGCTTGGCGAATAACCGGCTTTCAAAATCCAGCCCCGGTGACAGGTTCATATAGGAATGGGTCGGACGGGCGAAACAATAGATGCAGCCATGTTCACAGCCGCGATACGCATTTACGGATCTGTCGAAGGGCAGGTCGGGGGAGGTATTCCGGCTTATAATCGATTTCGGGTTTTCAATGGTTACCGTCGTTCTGAGCGGCTGCCCGGATGTTTCCGGATCCGTCCATCCGTCGAAGATGGGGTCGCGCCTGCTCGATTCAAAACGCCCGTCCGGATTCACGGTCGATCCGCGCCCCCGCCGCAGGTTTTTCACAAATGGGATGACCTGATCATTTTGCATGGATCCATTTTATCAAACTTAATAGAACAAAACAAGAACAAATATCTTCGACGGAAATGCAGACCCTCGTTCGTTTCATAGGGAAGTAACAAGTGAAGAAGGGATGCGGACATGAGAAAAATAGCGATCTATTTGTTTGTCACACTAATTTCCGGCGGAGTGGCTGTCCCGGCGGCGCTGTCACATGGCCCCTCATACGGGGGCAAAAATGTCAGCCACAAGGAACATAAATCCTCAAGCCATAAAGCGAAAATAAACTGGAATCAGGGAAAATCCCATGTTCACAAAAACAAACTAAAGCCGCACCAGCCGATTTATAAACCAAATGCGAAAAGAAAATATAATGCGCCCCGTCATCCCGTTTACTACGGCCACTACAAAAATCCCTATTACAAACGGCATTTTTACAAGCCGACATATGTATATGTGAAACCCTACAAGGGATACCGCTATCCCGGATATTATTCCTATCGGGGTTTTTACTGGCCCTTCGCTCAAACTCGGTTTGTGATCAATCTTTCGGACCGGCAAATAGAGCGCCATCATCGGGCTGTCTATTCTGCATTGGATGCGCCTGTCGGTGAGGTCGTGAGCTGGTATGACAAGGGGCGTCACGGCACAATCGTGGTGATCCGCGAAGGTGTGGATTCCAGCGGTCACCTTTGCAAGGAATACCGGCAGACCATCAGCTATCGCGGACGGGTCACCTCACAAACGGGTGTCTCCTGCCTGACATCGAAAGGCTATTGGATAACAGCATAGTTTTTAAGGGGAGAACAGGCTGCGGCGGCGATTGGAAAGAAAGCGCCGCCGCTTATTATTTTATCGGTCTGCCAGTTGGGACAGGCGTCTCATGCTGGCGACTTCGAGTAAATCGAAGGATTTGTCATCCAGTTTGTTAAAAGCAAATGCCACCTGGTTTTTACCGAGTAAAATTCGGGTAACCACAGCGGTGGCGTGAACGTCAGCGGTGGTATCCGGCGCATAGGCCATTTGGCTGATTGTAACCAGTTCGCCGACAGGTGGCCGCCCCTTGTAATCGTCAATTCGAAAGCCACCCAGACTCCAATCATAGGTATCGAATTCCTGATCCGCTATTTTTAAATGCAGCTTTGGTATTTCGTATCTGTGGTCTTTGCGACTATGAGGTCGGTATTTAGCTGTTGTAAAAAAGTTCGCCATGTCGCTTCTTTGTTCAAATCATTTATCTCTGCCCCTAGGAAATTAAGCGCAAATGATTAATTTTCGGTTTGCAAAGAAACTGACAGCAACCAGAAGAGTTCACGACTTTGATCTTTTCTGCCCCTCTTGCAGCCGATCAAACAGTTCCACAAAATTACACGGCATAAATCTGTAGTCTAGCTGATGGATCAATATATCATCCCAGGCGTCTTTTACAGCGCCCGTTGATCCGGGCAGCGCAAACAGATAGGTTCCGCCAGCAACGCCTGCCGTCGCTCTGGACTGGATGGTTGACGTCCCGATTTTCTGGTAGCTCAGCATGCGGAACAACTCTCCAAATCCTGATATTTCTTTTTCATACAGGGCTGTAAAGGCTTCAGGCGTGACATCCCTGCCGGTTACACCGGTTCCGCCGGTTGAAATGATAACATCGACATCCCCATTGTCGATCCAGTCTTTTACAATTGCCTGTATTTTCGGGATCTCGTCTTTGACAATTTTACGATCGGCAACCGAATGCCCGGCTGCTTCTATCCGGTCCACCAGTGTCTGACCCGAGCGGTCTTCTGCAAGGCCACGCGTATCGGAAACCGTTAAGACGGCAATTCGAACCGCGATAAAAGAGCGTGTCGTATCAATTCCGGGCATTGTCTGCTACCTTTTCTTCGTCAATATCGAGAGGCATATAGTGTGGCCATTCGCCGACGGCCATTTGATCCAGGCCAGGAAGATCCTGTCCCATACGATGTCGGTAAATCCAGAAATTTGTCAGCACTCTTTTGATGAAACTCCGGGTTTCCCTGCTTGGCATTGCCTCAATAAAGAACAACGGATCATCCATGAACCGGGTTCTGGTCTTCCATTTTTTTAGATTCCCCGGTCCGCCGTTATAGGCTGCGGTTAAATGAAACAGGTTCGTATCGACATCCTTGATATTCATTAAATAGGACAGGTATTGCTGCCCCAATTCAAGGTTATAAGCCGGATCGAACAGTTTCTTGTTGCTGCGGTTTCGGAGCGATCTATCCCCGGACAGATAACTTGCCGTTGAGGGCATGAGTTGCATCAGACCCTTCGCGCCAACGCCGCTTTTCGCCCTGGAGTAAAAACCCGATTCCTGTCGCATAAAGGCATAAATCAGCGCACGGTCTACCTTAAAACCATCTGATGGTTGCCATTTTGGCAATGGATATATGGCGGCATCCCAAGTGATATTTTCCGATTCCCAAAGATATAGTCCCATTCGCATGGCCACCGATGGCGTGCCGATTTTTTCTGACAGGGTCAATAGAAGCGGAGCCAGCCGGGGATTGGCGCTTGGAAAAGCCGATCTTAGTTCCTGGGCAGCAAGATCAAATTGCCCGATCTCACTCAAGGCAACGGCCCGTTGCGCCGACGGAATTTTGAGCAGCCAATCAAGGTCTGACTGACTGAGTTCCGGCAGGTCCCAGTTAAAGGGTTTTTCAACACCGAGTTGGCGAAGCGCCAGCAGGCCGTAAAATGTCCTTGGCTGTTCAGCCGTTCTCTCCAGATAAAGAATGGCTTTTTCCGGATCTCCAAGTTTGAGATAGGCGCGCGACGCCCACCAGTTTGCCGCGGTGTAGTTCCAGTCTGAAATTCGTCTGGTATCAGCCAGTTGAGAAAAATGACTGGCCGCTTTTTCTATGTCGCCCAATCGCCAGGCAGCAAGACCGGCTGTCCAATCTGCCAGCGGGACATGCTTTCTGGACTTTTTCAGCGCCGCTTCCGCATATTTGATCGCTTTTTCGTCCTTGGCGTAGAGAAAATACCTTTGCGCGACTTTTTCAAGAAGCTGGTCATACTCTGTTTGGTCCAGCAGCTTTTTTATTTTTTTCTGCTCAAGATATTTGACGGCATTTGTCGCTTCGTCGCGGTAAAGATATCGGCGAACAACGCGTTTCGCGTGGGCGACATTATTCCGTGTTTGAACGGATCTTTTGCGGGAGCTTTTATAGGATCTCGACAGATAGGCGGGTTGTCCGGGTCCGGTTCCTCCCAGATAGCGGCTTTGCAACGGGGGGGATAACGGCTTCCATCCCGGTTTGCGCCGACTTTTCGCCAGTTTGTGCAATCGATGGGCCCCGGGATGATCATAATAGGCTTTCATCCATAAATGCAGCTCTTCATAGCTTGCGCGATATTTGGTGGGATGCATATAGCGCTGGAATTTAACATGGCCCATCAGGATCGGGTTTGAGATGGTTTTGATAATTTTATCAGCCTGTTTCCATTTTCCCGCTTCTTGTAAAATGAAAACTTCGGAATAACTGTCTTTGTCCTCAAGCGATAAAATCGGGGCGATGTCGGTTGCCGTCGCCCCTTGGGAGAAAGACAGGAAACAGCCAAGCCCAACCAGAAGTATCCTTATTGAGGAAACTTTACGGGGAAGAGAGAAAAATGGCTTTTCAAAGAAAATCATAGGCAGATAAATACTTTAACCTGAGAAATACTCAATATAATTGGTTCGAAGAAAGATCATTTTATTCTCTCCATAGCTGCCTTCAGGGATTGCAAGTCGACCCACGCGTACTTTTTCGAAGAGGGGTGGTCAAGCAAAAAGGCCGGATGGAAAATCGCGAGGGTAGCAGATGTACCGTCCGTATACTGAAAATCAGTCCAGTGACCGCGGAGCTTATTGATGCCGGATTTCCGGCGATGGAGATAAGCCGCAGCTTCACCGCAAAGCAGGATAAATTGGGGTTTGGCGAGAGCAATATGACGCTCGATGAAAGGCAGGCATAACGCCAGCTCTTCGTCTGTTGGGGTCCGCCCGCCCGGCGGTCGCCACGGAAGAATGCTTGTCCGGTAGACCTCGTTTATTTCAAGCCCGATGGCCGCCAGCATCTTTTCAAGCAGCGCCCCGGTACTGCCGGAAAAAGGCAGACCGCTGCGATCTTCATCAACGGAAGGGGGGCGGTCAATTACCATCAGCCTGGAATTCGGATTGCCGCTGGCAAAAACTGTGTTTGTCGCCATTTTCTTAAGCGAGCATCCCTCGAACTCATTGATGGCATCTAACAGTTGGTCGATTGTTTTGCATTGCGCTGCACTTTGTACAGCGGACCGAATACCGTCTGTCAGATTGACGGTAGGAACGGCTTGCGACGCCTTTTGCGGCTTATTTTGCGGCCTCGACAATGGCTTTTCAGGAGCCGCCGCCGCAGTTGCAACGGGTTTAAAGCGGTCGACCGGTTCCGTGCCAATGGTTTCGTCGACACCTGCCTCAAGGTAAAATCTTATCAGCGCATTTATTTCAGGGATTTGTTCCATCGCATGGATATTACAGAGAAAATGGTCGCGATAGAAGATGGCGGGCATGAGAAAAATCATTGAATTGATTCAAAGTCGAACCGGATATTCCAGCCTATTTTGGATTCTGTTATTTGCTCGTTATCTAATCCAAGTGGCGGATAACGTTGGGGAAGGGCTGGAAACTGCCAAAGCGCCGTTGAAACAGGATTGACGCACCGCAAAAAAAATATAGTGTCATAAGGAAATTGGGCAGTATTTGGTCACCTGGTATCTAATTTGTTTTTTGGCAAATGACGGGAAATCGGGGCGCCATTTTACAATAAAATAAGAAGAGGCTGAGATGGAACGCGAATCTATGGAGTTTGATGTTGTAATTGTTGGCGGTGGTCCGGCGGGATTGTCGGCGGCAATTAAATTGCGCCAGCTTAGCATGGAGACCGAGACGGAAATAAGCGTCTGTGTCCTTGAAAAGGGATCAGAAATAGGGGCCCATATTCTTTCCGGGAATGTGTTTGAAACCCGTGCGCTGGACGAACTAATTCCGGACTGGAAGGAAAAAGGCGCGCCTCTCAATACACCGGTGAAATCGGAAAAATTCTATTTCATGACGGAAGCCAATGAACTGCAATTTCCAAACTTCCTGCTGCCGGGGCAGTTGCGCAATCACGGAAATTATATCATCAGCCTGGGAAATCTCTGCCGTTGGCTGGCAGAGCAGGCGGAAGAGCTAGGTGTCGAAGTCTATCCCGGGTTTGCCGCGGCTGAAATCCTCTATCATGAAGATGGCAGTGTTAAAGGCGTTGCGACAGGTGACATGGGTGTCGGCCGCGATGGGGAACAAAAACCGGCATATGAGCCGGGCATGGAACTGCACGCCAAATACACGCTATTTGCAGAAGGCGTGCGGGGATCGCTGACAAAAACCCTGTTTGAAAAATTCGACTTGCGTGAAAATTGCGACCCGCAGACTTTTGGTATTGGCATCAAGGAACTCTGGGAGCTTGACCCGTCGCAACATCACGAAGGCCAGATCTTCCATAGCTTCGGCTGGCCGCTGGATCGAAATACCTATGGCGGATCCTTTGTCTATCATTTTGAGAATAATCAGGCTTATGTGGGTTATGTCGTGGCTCTGGATTATGAAAATCCCTATTTGTCACCTTATGACGAATTCCAGAAATTCAAGACACATCCAATGATGCAGGAAATGCTCAAAGGGGCCAAACGTATTTCCTATGGTGCCCGGGCGATCAATGAAGGCGGTTTTCAATCGGTCCCCGAGCTTGCCTTTCCGGGCGGGGCTTTGATCGGATGTTCAGCCGGTTTTCTCAACGTTCCGAAAATCAAGGGGACGCATACCGCCATGAAATCGGGCATGATGGCGGCAGAGGCGATTGTTGATGCAATCAGTGAAAATGCCGAAGCGCCTGCCAAAACCCTCAGCCAGTATCCCGAGCTATATAAATCCTCCTGGGTTTATGACGAATTATATCGCGTGCGCAACAGTCGCCCGGCGTTCAAATGGGGATTGCTTGCCGGAACCCTTTATACGGGGCTGGATTTGAAGTTCTTCAGGGGTAAGGCGCCCTGGACCTTCAATCACCATGATGATTTTTCGGCGCTGAAAAAAGCCAAGGACTGCAAGAAAATTGACTATCCGAAATATGATGGGATCTACACGTTCGACAAACCATCTTCCGTGTTCCTGTCCAATACCAACCATGAGGAAGACCAGCCTATTCATTTGACGCTGAAAGATGATGCTGTGCCGGTTGCCGTCAACTATGCGGAATATGCCGGCCCGGAACAAAGATTCTGTCCGGCCGGGGTCTATGAGTTTTTGACCGATGATGATGGGTCAAATCCGCGATTACAAATCAATGCGCAAAACTGTGTTCATTGTAAAACATGTGATATTAAGGATCCGTCACAGAATATTAACTGGGTCGTTCCCGAAGGCGCTGGCGGGCCCAATTACCCGAATATGTAGATAATATCATTCGAAACACCGATTTTTGTTTAACTTGATACCATCTGCCCTAAATAAAACGTTAGCTTATAGCGGTTATGATCTGGCGAAGAGATCAAAGTCTTACTGGTTAAGGAATGACGGGTGTAAAAAGTGAGTATATTAAAAACAGTTATCGGTGGTTTTTTTGTCACGGCAGCCTTGAGCGCCTGCGCGGGGTCCAGTCAATCCAGTGAACGGGACGCCTTGCCTAAGACATTCCAGGATGCGGGCGGGACGACGGACGTTTATCAGCCGTCAGTTACCGGGCAATATTTAGCTGGCCGGCATGCCATGCGGGAGCAGAATGCCGATGCTGCTTCAAAATATTTCGCGGATGCGCTGCTCCAAAATTCCGATGATATCATTCTATTAACCGGTGCTTTTCAGGCAGCGCTTGGTATGGGCGACATTGAAACAGCGCTTCAACTTGCGCAGATACTGGTAAAAGAAGAAGGCGAAAATTCCGCCCCGCATCTGGTTCTGGCGCTGGATGCCCTGCGTGAAAATAAATATCTAGTCGCTGAAGAACATTTGAAACAGACGAGCGATACCGGCTTCAATGTTTTGGTAAAACCGCTGTTGAGATCCTGGGTTACACTTGGTTCGGGGGATGTTAATGCGGCAATTGCTGAACTGGACGCGCTGGATAAATTCGATGGCTTTGATACCCTAAAACAATATCACGCTGCGATGATTGCGGATGTATCGGGCCAACAAGAGCTTGCAGATGAACTCTATGCGGACGCAATGCAAGGCCCCGCTGGCCAAGCGGTCCGACTTGTTCAGGCTTACGGTATTTACCTGGTGCGCACCGGGCGAGAGCAGGAAGCCCGTGACCTGTTCGATGACTATCTGATACGGTATCCGTTAAGCCCGACCATTAACCTGCTCATTGATGACCTGGATGCCGGGCGGCCTTTAAAGCCGATGCTAAGCTCCCCCGTAGATGGCGCAGCTGAGGCATTGTATAGCGCCGCATCGGTTATTGGCCGGGAGCGGGCAGTTGGCATTGCGGCAACCTATACATATTTCACCCTCATGTTGAAGCCGGATTTTCCAGTTGCACGGGTTTTGCTGGCTGAAGCAGCGGAAGATCGTGACCGGTGGACGGAAGCCCTGGATCTCTACAGCCAGATTGATGAGAATTCGGCCTATTATAAGAATGCCCGAACCCGCCAAGCCTGGGCCACATACAAGCTGGGGGATCAAAACGAGGCTTCCCGTATCCTCGAAGAGGTGATTGATGCCTATCCAAACGACATAGAAGCCCTGGTTGTCCTTGCAGATATGAACAGGGATGCTAAAAACTGGAATGAAGCCGCCCTTCAATATGGACGGGCGGTAAGTCGGCTGCCAGCGTTTGAAAATCGGCATTGGTCCTTATTCTACGCTCGGGGTATTGCCTATGAGCAATCAAAACAATGGGCGCTGGCTGAAACAGATCTGCTTAAAGCTCTGGAACTTCGCCCCGACCATCCGCAAGTCTTAAATTATCTGGCCTATTCCTGGGTAGACAGGGATGAAAACCTGGACAAGGCAAAAGATATGCTGATCAAGGCCGTCTCCCTGCGTCCGCGGGATGGATATATTATTGATAGTTTAGGGTGGTTATATTATCGTCTCGGAGATTTTGAGGATGCGGTTGCGCAGCTTGAAAAAGCTGTTTCATTGCAGGCCGCTGATCCAACCATTAACGACCATCTCGGTGATGCGTACTGGCGGGTAGGGCGGTCTGACGAGGCGCGGTATCAATGGCAACGTGCCCTTTGGCTTGAACCAACGGAAGAGCAAGCCAGGGAAATCGAGCAGAAACTCAAAGATGGGCTGCCGAACAAAATCAAAGCAGAAAACTAGGACCGTCCTGTGTCCGGTTGACTTGGGTTCTTAATGATCAAAAAAATAGCGAAGCCTAAAGTCAATTTGTGTTTACATGTAACAGGGAAGCGGGATGACGGATATCATCTCCTGGAAAGCCTTGTCGTTTTTCCTGATGGCGGTGACGAGATAATAGTTCGGCAAGGTAAGGACCTGTCCTTATCCGTATCCGGGCCGTTCTCAGATGACATCGGTGACATATCAGACAATCTGGTTTTAAAAGCCGCCCGTTTGCTGCAACAACATACAGGATGTCGTCAGGGTGCGGAAATTGAGCTTGTTAAAAATCTCCCGGTGGCGTCGGGAATTGGGGGCGGATCTGCCGATGCGGCGGCAGCGTTGCTTCTTTTGGCAAAATTGTGGAAATGTTCATTAGGCCCGGAAGAATTACAGGATATCGGATTGTCTCTCGGTGCCGATGTCCCGGCTTGCCTGATTGAAAAACCGCTGATTATGGCGGGAATTGGAGAAGATATAAGCGAGATAGATCCCTTTCCAGGGTTTTATATTTTGCTGATTAACTCGAAGACAAAGGTTTCAACGCCGGAAGTATTTAAAAACCTTAACATTCCTGTGGACAGGCCAAATATCGAGCCATTCGATTTAACGACAACAGGTCCTCTATTTTCGTTGCTTAACAGCTGTAGAAACGACCTGCAGCCTGCCGCAATCAAAATCGCCCCAGACATCTCAAAAGTTCTCTGTGTTCTTGAGGCGCAATCCGGGTGTAAACTGGCCCGGATGAGCGGAAGCGGTGCGACATGTTTTGGATTGTTTGAATTGAAAGTTACTGCGGATACTGCCGCATCCAAAATTGCGCAGGAGTATCCCGATTGGTGGGTTAAGGTAATGCCGGTCTAAAGCAATAAGGGCGAATTGTCGTAATTTTCTACTGATTTACCACTCTTTATTTTCGCGTAAATACAGATTTTGGATATTTTTGAAAATTTGACTTGAGCTTGGTCGATGACTTGGATAGAAAGAGGCTCCTTATTGGGGTGTCGCCAAGCGGTAAGGCAACGGGTTTTGATCTCGTCATGCGCAGGTTCGAATCCTGCCACCCCAGCCATTTTTCGATGAACGGGAACAGGTCTAAGCCGAGGTAGCTTCGAACTGTAACGGAGAAATGCTTCGCGGTTATTGCCGGCTAAGGACCAGGTTCAGGCCAAGTAAGACTAGAATGCTTCCGCCAACTTTTTGAGTAAACCGTCCTGCGGCACGGGAACTTCGTAAAATAACGGAAAT
It includes:
- a CDS encoding PilZ domain-containing protein; amino-acid sequence: MANFFTTAKYRPHSRKDHRYEIPKLHLKIADQEFDTYDWSLGGFRIDDYKGRPPVGELVTISQMAYAPDTTADVHATAVVTRILLGKNQVAFAFNKLDDKSFDLLEVASMRRLSQLADR
- the moaB gene encoding molybdenum cofactor biosynthesis protein B, giving the protein MPGIDTTRSFIAVRIAVLTVSDTRGLAEDRSGQTLVDRIEAAGHSVADRKIVKDEIPKIQAIVKDWIDNGDVDVIISTGGTGVTGRDVTPEAFTALYEKEISGFGELFRMLSYQKIGTSTIQSRATAGVAGGTYLFALPGSTGAVKDAWDDILIHQLDYRFMPCNFVELFDRLQEGQKRSKS
- a CDS encoding transglycosylase SLT domain-containing protein translates to MIFFEKPFFSLPRKVSSIRILLVGLGCFLSFSQGATATDIAPILSLEDKDSYSEVFILQEAGKWKQADKIIKTISNPILMGHVKFQRYMHPTKYRASYEELHLWMKAYYDHPGAHRLHKLAKSRRKPGWKPLSPPLQSRYLGGTGPGQPAYLSRSYKSSRKRSVQTRNNVAHAKRVVRRYLYRDEATNAVKYLEQKKIKKLLDQTEYDQLLEKVAQRYFLYAKDEKAIKYAEAALKKSRKHVPLADWTAGLAAWRLGDIEKAASHFSQLADTRRISDWNYTAANWWASRAYLKLGDPEKAILYLERTAEQPRTFYGLLALRQLGVEKPFNWDLPELSQSDLDWLLKIPSAQRAVALSEIGQFDLAAQELRSAFPSANPRLAPLLLTLSEKIGTPSVAMRMGLYLWESENITWDAAIYPLPKWQPSDGFKVDRALIYAFMRQESGFYSRAKSGVGAKGLMQLMPSTASYLSGDRSLRNRSNKKLFDPAYNLELGQQYLSYLMNIKDVDTNLFHLTAAYNGGPGNLKKWKTRTRFMDDPLFFIEAMPSRETRSFIKRVLTNFWIYRHRMGQDLPGLDQMAVGEWPHYMPLDIDEEKVADNARN
- a CDS encoding uracil-DNA glycosylase, translating into MPAIFYRDHFLCNIHAMEQIPEINALIRFYLEAGVDETIGTEPVDRFKPVATAAAAPEKPLSRPQNKPQKASQAVPTVNLTDGIRSAVQSAAQCKTIDQLLDAINEFEGCSLKKMATNTVFASGNPNSRLMVIDRPPSVDEDRSGLPFSGSTGALLEKMLAAIGLEINEVYRTSILPWRPPGGRTPTDEELALCLPFIERHIALAKPQFILLCGEAAAYLHRRKSGINKLRGHWTDFQYTDGTSATLAIFHPAFLLDHPSSKKYAWVDLQSLKAAMERIK
- a CDS encoding electron transfer flavoprotein-ubiquinone oxidoreductase, giving the protein MERESMEFDVVIVGGGPAGLSAAIKLRQLSMETETEISVCVLEKGSEIGAHILSGNVFETRALDELIPDWKEKGAPLNTPVKSEKFYFMTEANELQFPNFLLPGQLRNHGNYIISLGNLCRWLAEQAEELGVEVYPGFAAAEILYHEDGSVKGVATGDMGVGRDGEQKPAYEPGMELHAKYTLFAEGVRGSLTKTLFEKFDLRENCDPQTFGIGIKELWELDPSQHHEGQIFHSFGWPLDRNTYGGSFVYHFENNQAYVGYVVALDYENPYLSPYDEFQKFKTHPMMQEMLKGAKRISYGARAINEGGFQSVPELAFPGGALIGCSAGFLNVPKIKGTHTAMKSGMMAAEAIVDAISENAEAPAKTLSQYPELYKSSWVYDELYRVRNSRPAFKWGLLAGTLYTGLDLKFFRGKAPWTFNHHDDFSALKKAKDCKKIDYPKYDGIYTFDKPSSVFLSNTNHEEDQPIHLTLKDDAVPVAVNYAEYAGPEQRFCPAGVYEFLTDDDGSNPRLQINAQNCVHCKTCDIKDPSQNINWVVPEGAGGPNYPNM
- a CDS encoding tetratricopeptide repeat protein, whose translation is MSILKTVIGGFFVTAALSACAGSSQSSERDALPKTFQDAGGTTDVYQPSVTGQYLAGRHAMREQNADAASKYFADALLQNSDDIILLTGAFQAALGMGDIETALQLAQILVKEEGENSAPHLVLALDALRENKYLVAEEHLKQTSDTGFNVLVKPLLRSWVTLGSGDVNAAIAELDALDKFDGFDTLKQYHAAMIADVSGQQELADELYADAMQGPAGQAVRLVQAYGIYLVRTGREQEARDLFDDYLIRYPLSPTINLLIDDLDAGRPLKPMLSSPVDGAAEALYSAASVIGRERAVGIAATYTYFTLMLKPDFPVARVLLAEAAEDRDRWTEALDLYSQIDENSAYYKNARTRQAWATYKLGDQNEASRILEEVIDAYPNDIEALVVLADMNRDAKNWNEAALQYGRAVSRLPAFENRHWSLFYARGIAYEQSKQWALAETDLLKALELRPDHPQVLNYLAYSWVDRDENLDKAKDMLIKAVSLRPRDGYIIDSLGWLYYRLGDFEDAVAQLEKAVSLQAADPTINDHLGDAYWRVGRSDEARYQWQRALWLEPTEEQAREIEQKLKDGLPNKIKAEN
- a CDS encoding 4-(cytidine 5'-diphospho)-2-C-methyl-D-erythritol kinase — protein: MIKKIAKPKVNLCLHVTGKRDDGYHLLESLVVFPDGGDEIIVRQGKDLSLSVSGPFSDDIGDISDNLVLKAARLLQQHTGCRQGAEIELVKNLPVASGIGGGSADAAAALLLLAKLWKCSLGPEELQDIGLSLGADVPACLIEKPLIMAGIGEDISEIDPFPGFYILLINSKTKVSTPEVFKNLNIPVDRPNIEPFDLTTTGPLFSLLNSCRNDLQPAAIKIAPDISKVLCVLEAQSGCKLARMSGSGATCFGLFELKVTADTAASKIAQEYPDWWVKVMPV